Below is a window of Dictyostelium discoideum AX4 chromosome 1 chromosome, whole genome shotgun sequence DNA.
TTGGCATGTTTCATTTCACCAATGATCATAATATTGGAAGCAGCAGAGGCATCACGAATTAAATGCCATGATTTTTGCAATAGACACATCTATCGTTTTTGCGATCAATTACCATAAATTGCTTTGGTTTAACTTCTTTAAGTTGATGGCAGCCAGGCATTTGAAAATggtcaataattaattgatcaGAGTAAGCAGCACAGATGTGACAGTTCttttacatttaaataatataaataatatgatGATTGTGATGTATTGATATTTAATACCAGAGGTTTTACAttaattgtttctttttttttttttttattcaagtAATCCAATTAACGCAAAggcaaaaataaaattttttccctcttttttttttttttgttattagttagatattaattttagaatttattgGCTTTActaattttgtttattttttattattactattattggctggataaattaatttattattattattattattattattattattattattattattattattattattattattattattattattattattattattattattattattattattattattattatttttattattatttttattattattcataaatagataattaattattcaaagaaataaaaaaaaaaacattattcACTTATTAGGCACCATATCATgtatcaaaatatttttcacttttattcttatttaattcaaataaaaaaaaaaaaaaaaaaaaaaatatttcttcAATCTTGACACAAAATTAATACCCACCATTACCacacatatttttttttttttttttttttttttttacctatatataatttcaaaCGATAGTGGGCAATTAATGAATAATCAAAacacaccaaaaaaaaaaaaaaaaaataaaataaaaattaattatattattaaatttaatttatatatatatttttttttaaattaatattttttttttttttaatattttttttttttttttttaaacattaaaaaaaaaaaaaaaaaaacttattttataattacataaattatattaagtAGAAAGAAtcataatttataattaatttattatttattttttttttaaaaagttaaacacaatttttttttttttttttttctttatatatttatttatatttattttttatttttattttttatctttattttttttttattcttattttaaaaaatgagtAACAATAAGAATCATCATGGCAAAGGTAATAGAAATAGTATTAATTCACAAACATCAACTGAAAAATTAcctcaattaaataatggtagtaataataacttaacatcaatattaaatacaTCTGGCTCACCATTtgtaaaatcatcatcaacaagtACCATTTCCCCATTTTTAATGTCTAAACATTCACCACCAACATCACCAATGGGAATTCACAGatttaataatagcaataataataataataataataatgttaataatattatttataataataataataataatagtaatagtaatagtaataataatagtaataataataataataattttatccaAAATAATAGTGGATATTTTACaccaactaataataatagtagtagtaatttaaaaaat
It encodes the following:
- a CDS encoding hypothetical protein (Similar to Dictyostelium discoideum (Slime mold). prespore-specific protein), with protein sequence MNNNKNNNKNNNNNNNNNNNNNNNNNNNNNNNNNNNNNNNNNNNNNNKLIYPANNSNNKK